In Arachis stenosperma cultivar V10309 chromosome 1, arast.V10309.gnm1.PFL2, whole genome shotgun sequence, one DNA window encodes the following:
- the LOC130932340 gene encoding zinc finger BED domain-containing protein RICESLEEPER 2-like, which translates to MASNAREDTQSNNFSTDIEVEVQSNANPTSETPQPTDNNTSNPEGSNLVEGDNKANVKSAYWEYFDRFKVEGEWKAKCKFCKSVLSANPKNEWNVDRKLSTVTLDNCSTNDAMIDELLGRLDSSFLMLGGKLLHMRCCAHILNLIVKDGLSIVKESIEKIRSSVLYWTATPKRNETFASWCAKTAIPFTKKLVLDCPTRWNSTYLMLDTALLYRAVFPRLRQKEPQYKTVPSNEEWELAKEICDRLKLFYDVTQLMKKKFEKYWDEIHGIMGVAAVLDPRYKMVGVEFQFGKMYPDPIECSKQVDRIHQLCNELVNEYNQKMSSDVSHVGTK; encoded by the exons ATGGCTAGTAATGCTAGAGAAGACACACAAAGCAATAATTTTTCTACTGATATTgaagttgaagttcagagtaaTGCTAATCCAACTTCAGAAACTCCACAACCAACGGATAATAATACCTCAAATCCAGAAGGATCAAATCTTGTTGAAGGTGACAATAAGGCTAATGTTAAGAGTGCCTATTGGGAGTATTTTGATCGTTTCAAAGTTGAAGGTGAATGGAAGGCAAAATGCAAATTTTGCAAGAGTGTGCTTAGTGCAAATCCGAAGAATG AATGGAATGTTGATAGAAAACTGTCTACTGTTACATTGGATAATTGTTCTACTAATGATGCTATGATAGATGAATTATTGGGGCGGTTAGATTCTTCATTCTTGATGTTGGGGGGTAAATTGTTGCATATGCGTTGTTGTGCTCATATACTGAATTTGATTGTGAAGGATGGTTTGAGTATAGTTAAGGAAAGTATTGAAAAGATTCGTAGTAGTGTATTGTATTGGACTGCAACGCCGAAAAGGAACGAAACTTTTGCTAGTTGGTGTGCTAAAACAGCGATTCCATTTACTAAGAAATTGGTTCTTGACTGTCCGACTAGGTGGAACTCAACTTATTTGATGTTAGACACTGCATTGTTGTATAGAGCTGTCTTTCCTAGGTTAAGACAAAAGGAACCCCAATATAAAACTGTGCCAAGTAATGAAGAGTGGGAACTTGCCAAGGAAATATGTGATAGATTAaagttgttttatgatgttacTCAACT tatgaagaagaaatttgagAAGTATTGGGATGAGATTCATGGCATTATGGGTGTTGCTGCTGTTTTAGATCCTAGGTACAAGATGGTTGGGGTTGAATTTCAATTTGGAAAAATGTATCCAGATCCAATAGAATGTTCTAAGCAAGTTGACAGAATTCATCAGTTGTGTAATGAGTTGGTTAATGAATACAATCAAAAAATGAGTTCTGATGTGTCACATGTTGGTACAAAATAA